In Eremothecium gossypii ATCC 10895 chromosome IV, complete sequence, the genomic stretch TGTGTTCCACCCCACCAGAAGTCCTACCGTCCGCTGGACTGCCCACCCAATCACGTACAGCCCCGGAGGTGTCGTTATCTTGCTGTCCCACTCGCGCCACCTTCCCGCAAGATACCTCACTGTCTGGCCCACGTGGAACTTCTCGTCGATGAAAGGATACGGGACCCAGCTGCAGTTGTACTTGTATGCCACATATGCCGCTGCTCCTAGCAGCACAGGCCAAAGCGCCAGGTTGACCACACACCCCATGACAATCTCATCTTGAATCTGCTGCGAAAGCTGGTCTTCTCGCTCCTGTAGCTCTTTCTCGCTTGCTGTTGCTTCACCGCCCATAGCTAATGCTTCTCTATTGCCTCCTCTCCTGTCCAGCTGTCCGCTAAAATCTGTCCCTGACGTCCCAGCTGCCAGTCCGCGGCTTAGATACTCTATCCAAGCTTTGCTAGTATGTTTCCGTGGAAGGTTAAAACTATAGGTGATAAATTTCACCTTTTCAACTTAGCCGTTCGCAGTCATCACGCTCATAGACGGAACCTCTATAAACTGCAAGGCCTCTCGTACCTCAAAGTCCCAGCAAGCAACACCTAGAATGCTGTAGGATGGGCAGTTTTCTTCTTTGTTTGCTACTTGTTCAGTTGCAATGGTGTTTGTGCTCTAATGTGTTGGACGACCTGCTACAACAGACCAATATCGCGTTTTTATCGCAGCAAGATGTGATAGGAGTGATCCCTGTTAATCAGATTCCACTGGTGGGGGTGGAGCTCTGCTCTATGTTTGAGACCGTCGGCGATGGACAGGATACGCTTGCGGCGATGTTGCAAACGGGCGTGCAGACGCTTGTGATGGACATTGGCTACGACGAAGACGCGGGCGGGTGGCAGATGTGCGGGCGCACATCGCTCAGTGAGGGTATTTCCACGGTCTCCCGACAGATTGAAAGGCTGTTTCCGACTCTGTACGCGAACCTTGTTGTTCTTGTGCTGCGCGGAGGGGCTGCGGAGGCACACTACGAGGCGCTCCGGGACGCCATTGGGCGCGTGGGGCGGTGGACTTACTCGGCAGAGAAGGTGAAGGCGACATCGCCCCACCTGAACAGCCTGTTGGACGACCAGGAGAAACGGGTTCTGGTCGTGGCGCTCGACGACAGCCTGTGTGAGGCCTTGGGAACGGTGGCCTTTGGGCCCGAGGACGTGGCATACGTGGAGGGCAACGATACCATAGACTGCAGCGAGCATACTGACTCGTGGAGCTTCATAGAGCGTGAGTTCCACTGGACGGACGTCCGCGAGTATGTTCGCTTGGGGTGCTCGCCGGTCATCACAGGAAAGAGCGTTGCTAATATAAGTGAGCTTGAGGCGCTTGTCAAGGTTGCACAGGTGTGGTCGTGGGGGGCGGGGGAACCGGCGCTGACCGATGCTAATTCTGAAATGCAGCGTTGCGCATCACTTGGATACGACTCAGCTACGGAGCGAGCCACGTGGAAGAGCACGAGCTGCCGGCAAAACTTGCCAGTTCTGTGCCAAGCAGTCAACGATCGGTATAGTTGGCTTGTGGGAACACGCAATTTGAGGTTCGACCAACTTAATATGGACTCATGTCCCTCTGGCTACAAACCTTCGGTCCCGCGGACACCACTAGAACAGCGAGAAGTTGAAAGGTACCTTTCTGAACACCATCCCTCCGATGGGCAATACTGGATTTATCTCAATTCCATTTCGGTAGAGAAGTGTTGGGTTGTTGGAGGACCCGAAACACCCTGTCCTTATGTAGCATTGGTATCCACACGGAATTTTGCAGCGATGATAGTGACTTCTTCGATACTAGTACTTCTCCTACTTGTGCTTATAATTTTACTCGACCTAGTGCGCGTACCGATCCAGGACAATCGGCGGAGTTGGAAGCGCGCTCTCGGTAGCTATTCCAAGGCAGAGACTGAGGGGGTACCGATGTAGCTCACGATGGCGCCGTAGTCGATTATTCATTCATGTATCTTTAAAGAACTGATAAATTAGGAATACATTGGGCATTGGCTATACA encodes the following:
- the MTC6 gene encoding Mtc6p (Syntenic homolog of Saccharomyces cerevisiae YHR151C (MTC6)); protein product: MGSFLLCLLLVQLQWCLCSNVLDDLLQQTNIAFLSQQDVIGVIPVNQIPLVGVELCSMFETVGDGQDTLAAMLQTGVQTLVMDIGYDEDAGGWQMCGRTSLSEGISTVSRQIERLFPTLYANLVVLVLRGGAAEAHYEALRDAIGRVGRWTYSAEKVKATSPHLNSLLDDQEKRVLVVALDDSLCEALGTVAFGPEDVAYVEGNDTIDCSEHTDSWSFIEREFHWTDVREYVRLGCSPVITGKSVANISELEALVKVAQVWSWGAGEPALTDANSEMQRCASLGYDSATERATWKSTSCRQNLPVLCQAVNDRYSWLVGTRNLRFDQLNMDSCPSGYKPSVPRTPLEQREVERYLSEHHPSDGQYWIYLNSISVEKCWVVGGPETPCPYVALVSTRNFAAMIVTSSILVLLLLVLIILLDLVRVPIQDNRRSWKRALGSYSKAETEGVPM